A single region of the Gaiellales bacterium genome encodes:
- a CDS encoding cupin domain-containing protein, whose amino-acid sequence MNPLELVSLDAPTEVRTFEKGRFEVYRVGPMTLGRATYEPGWRWSTHVGAKTGEASCQVEHVGLVLSGQAMAAMNDGTERVMRAGEFFYVPPGHDSWVVGDEPYVSLHIMGSEGYAAE is encoded by the coding sequence GTGAACCCGCTCGAGCTCGTGAGCCTGGACGCCCCGACCGAGGTGCGGACGTTCGAGAAGGGCAGATTCGAGGTCTACCGCGTCGGCCCGATGACGCTCGGCCGGGCGACGTACGAGCCGGGCTGGCGCTGGTCGACGCACGTCGGCGCGAAGACCGGCGAGGCCTCGTGCCAGGTGGAGCACGTCGGCCTCGTGCTGAGCGGCCAGGCGATGGCGGCGATGAACGACGGCACCGAGCGGGTGATGCGCGCGGGCGAGTTCTTCTATGTGCCGCCGGGGCATGACAGCTGGGTTGTGGGCGACGAGCCGTACGTGTCGCTCCACATCATGGGCAGCGAGGGCTACGCGGCCGAGTAG
- a CDS encoding PPOX class F420-dependent oxidoreductase, with translation MPKAPVPDAVGEFLARPNPAVIATIRPDGFPHTAATWYVWEGGRVLVNMDETRRRLDYMRRDPRVSLTALFEEEWYRQVTLTGEVVSIEPDRELHDIDRLSRHYSGNPFGARHQHRWSAWVRVDRWFGWDGGSSWPPEGES, from the coding sequence GTGCCCAAGGCGCCGGTACCCGACGCGGTCGGCGAGTTCCTCGCCCGGCCCAACCCCGCGGTCATCGCGACGATCCGCCCCGACGGCTTCCCGCACACGGCGGCGACCTGGTACGTGTGGGAGGGCGGGCGCGTGCTCGTCAACATGGACGAGACGCGGCGCCGGCTCGACTACATGCGGCGCGACCCGCGGGTGTCGCTGACGGCGCTCTTCGAGGAGGAGTGGTACCGCCAGGTGACGCTGACCGGCGAGGTCGTCTCGATCGAGCCCGATCGCGAGCTGCACGACATCGATCGCCTCTCCAGGCACTACAGCGGCAACCCCTTCGGCGCCCGCCACCAGCACCGCTGGAGCGCGTGGGTGCGCGTCGACCGCTGGTTCGGCTGGGACGGCGGCTCGTCGTGGCCGCCGGAGGGTGAGTCGTGA
- a CDS encoding nuclear transport factor 2 family protein → MVTVKRSAELEEFAREGRRRFEAGDEAWFGETTAHGEVTSFGTAAEEQSRGRDEVLALTIDQVREMNEAAGLDIGKTDEAEDEVEAYEAGDTGWIVTHSRFTFDDGSWAANRVVSVVVRDPEDGGWKSVLTTSQLLVPNELLEADSPLRMPAAT, encoded by the coding sequence ATGGTCACGGTCAAGCGATCCGCGGAGCTCGAGGAGTTCGCCCGCGAGGGCCGGCGTCGGTTCGAGGCGGGCGATGAGGCGTGGTTCGGGGAGACCACCGCACACGGCGAGGTCACGTCATTCGGCACGGCGGCGGAGGAGCAGTCGCGGGGTCGCGACGAAGTGCTCGCGCTGACGATCGACCAGGTGCGCGAGATGAACGAGGCCGCCGGCCTGGACATCGGCAAGACCGACGAAGCCGAGGACGAGGTGGAGGCGTACGAGGCCGGCGACACCGGCTGGATCGTCACCCACAGCCGCTTCACCTTCGACGACGGCTCCTGGGCTGCCAACCGGGTCGTCAGTGTGGTCGTCCGGGATCCCGAGGACGGCGGATGGAAGAGCGTGCTGACGACCTCGCAGCTGCTGGTGCCGAACGAGCTGCTGGAAGCGGATTCACCTCTGCGCATGCCGGCCGCCACGTAG
- a CDS encoding Xaa-Pro peptidase family protein, producing the protein MREGLPFPISEYHDRAERVRARMREREVDVLFVTSPANLCYLTGFESIWYPPRAPVGVVVVADSDRLVFCDYERHETLARETAHYDDAVFYRYEDVLDTIAGTFRRRGWLAGSIGIERWSPAPGAPLLDALASRLGELGGRIVSGDWVVDRVRLVKSPAEIECVRRAGAIVDAAFDDVVEHVRPGQTELEIAARIDSVMAERGGERAAIQTMVSAGPGVWCRTHAPPTTRPVEVGDVMYVDACGVVNRYHADVCRTFAIGRDHPEARAILDVTSQSVEEVRKAVKPGDPLDVAQRAAEDFVFSRFPREQVWWVGGYALGIAMAPNWVGHTYLSNDAFEQFTWEPGYVTNYENVLFDRDAGFTASYMETLLMTESGIEPLSSRPRTLTVTGG; encoded by the coding sequence GTGCGCGAGGGCCTGCCGTTCCCGATCTCCGAGTACCATGACCGCGCCGAGCGCGTCCGCGCGCGGATGCGCGAGCGCGAGGTCGACGTCCTCTTCGTGACCAGCCCGGCGAACCTGTGCTACCTGACCGGATTCGAGTCGATCTGGTACCCGCCCCGGGCTCCCGTGGGCGTCGTCGTGGTCGCCGACAGCGACCGGCTGGTGTTCTGCGACTACGAGCGGCACGAGACGCTCGCGCGCGAGACCGCCCACTACGACGACGCGGTGTTCTACCGCTACGAGGACGTCCTCGACACGATCGCCGGCACGTTCCGCAGGCGGGGCTGGCTGGCCGGCTCGATCGGCATCGAGCGCTGGTCGCCGGCGCCGGGTGCGCCGCTGCTCGACGCCCTCGCGTCGCGGCTGGGCGAGCTGGGCGGGCGGATCGTCTCCGGCGACTGGGTGGTCGACCGGGTGCGGCTGGTGAAGTCGCCCGCCGAGATCGAATGCGTGCGCCGGGCCGGGGCGATCGTCGACGCGGCCTTCGACGACGTCGTCGAGCATGTGCGGCCGGGGCAGACGGAGCTCGAGATCGCCGCCCGCATCGACTCGGTCATGGCCGAGAGGGGCGGCGAGCGGGCCGCGATCCAGACCATGGTGTCGGCCGGCCCGGGGGTGTGGTGCCGCACGCACGCGCCGCCGACGACGCGGCCCGTCGAGGTCGGCGACGTCATGTACGTCGACGCGTGCGGCGTGGTGAACCGCTACCACGCCGACGTCTGCCGGACGTTCGCGATCGGCCGCGACCATCCCGAGGCCCGCGCCATCCTCGACGTGACCTCGCAGAGCGTCGAGGAGGTGCGCAAGGCGGTGAAGCCGGGCGACCCTCTCGACGTCGCCCAGCGTGCCGCCGAGGACTTCGTGTTCTCCCGGTTCCCGCGCGAGCAGGTGTGGTGGGTCGGCGGCTACGCGCTCGGGATCGCGATGGCGCCGAACTGGGTCGGGCACACCTACCTCTCGAACGACGCGTTCGAGCAGTTCACGTGGGAGCCCGGCTACGTCACGAACTACGAGAACGTCCTCTTCGACCGCGACGCCGGGTTCACGGCGAGCTACATGGAGACGCTGCTCATGACGGAGTCGGGCATCGAGCCGCTGTCGTCGCGGCCGCGGACGCTGACGGTGACCGGCGGCTGA
- a CDS encoding response regulator transcription factor has protein sequence MVKTRVLIVDDDGPVRRTLARTLGAEGYETALAPDGGAALVEVERDPPDAIVLDAIMPGLDGLAVARRLREKGVPVPILMLTARDSVADRVAGLDAGADDYLVKPFATEELLARLRALLRRGTDSPVLQFADLSLDTVSRTAVRGGRAVELTAREAALLELLLHHPGRVVSRPVALASVWSDGAATTENVVDRYVAYLRRKLGDPPLIHTVRGAGFVLRR, from the coding sequence ATGGTGAAGACCAGGGTGCTGATCGTGGACGACGACGGGCCGGTGCGGCGGACGCTCGCGCGCACGCTCGGCGCCGAGGGCTACGAGACCGCGCTCGCGCCCGACGGCGGCGCGGCCCTCGTCGAGGTCGAACGCGACCCGCCCGACGCCATTGTGCTCGACGCGATCATGCCGGGCCTCGACGGCCTCGCCGTCGCCCGCCGCCTGCGCGAGAAGGGCGTGCCGGTGCCGATCCTCATGCTGACCGCCCGCGACAGCGTCGCCGACCGCGTGGCCGGGCTCGACGCGGGGGCCGACGACTACCTGGTGAAGCCCTTCGCGACCGAGGAGCTGCTCGCCCGCCTGCGCGCGCTGCTGCGGCGGGGCACCGACTCGCCCGTGCTGCAGTTCGCCGACCTCTCGCTCGACACCGTCTCGCGCACCGCGGTGCGCGGCGGGCGCGCCGTCGAGCTGACCGCCCGCGAGGCGGCCCTGCTCGAGCTGCTGCTCCACCACCCCGGCCGGGTGGTGTCGCGGCCCGTCGCGCTCGCATCCGTCTGGAGCGACGGCGCCGCGACGACCGAGAACGTCGTCGACCGCTACGTCGCCTACCTGCGCCGCAAGCTCGGCGACCCGCCGCTGATCCACACGGTGAGGGGCGCCGGGTTCGTCCTGCGACGATGA
- a CDS encoding HAMP domain-containing sensor histidine kinase gives MTGRLRTRAPRLRTRVVAAATVSIVAAVVVLGAAVQVLLSRHLHQALDGTLRDRAAQVAQLAATAPALLTSPPVLEASVEARRLEVEVVDRHGRKLAGTSLPGRDLALRAIRSDRGVYGDGSLAGAHVRVYAAPLAALGGPASGGAVVVGSTTDEVDATLHESRTLIVACAFAAALLVAPIAFVLTGRALRPLQTLAEGAEVIERRGDPSLRLPGSGDGRTPDEVARLADTLNRMLAALERSREGERRFVADASHELRNPLAALRGNAEYLARHGADAEALADLRADADRLSRLVDELLVLAREDAAAVPDAEVRLDEIALAAADGRVRASAPGAVVVRGDAQALERALGNLVSNALAYGPTDGPVDVSVARLDGEVRLTVTDAGPGIPPDRVEAATTRFWRGDDARAQPGSGLGLALVRATAERHGGRLEIDGPRFSIVLPALRRLSGDPGTTAGDGPGGSEA, from the coding sequence ATGACCGGCCGGCTGCGCACGCGGGCGCCGCGTCTGCGCACCCGCGTCGTCGCGGCCGCGACGGTGTCGATCGTGGCCGCGGTCGTCGTCCTCGGCGCGGCCGTCCAGGTGCTGCTCTCGCGCCACCTGCACCAGGCGCTCGACGGCACGCTGCGGGACCGGGCCGCCCAGGTGGCCCAGCTGGCCGCGACGGCGCCGGCGCTCCTGACCTCGCCCCCGGTGCTCGAGGCGTCGGTCGAGGCCCGCCGGCTCGAGGTCGAGGTGGTCGACCGGCACGGGCGCAAGCTGGCCGGCACGAGCCTCCCGGGCCGCGACCTCGCGCTGCGGGCGATCCGCTCGGACCGCGGCGTCTACGGCGACGGCAGCCTGGCCGGCGCGCACGTGCGCGTGTACGCCGCGCCGCTCGCGGCGCTCGGCGGGCCGGCCTCGGGCGGCGCCGTGGTGGTCGGGTCGACGACCGACGAGGTCGACGCCACCTTGCACGAGTCGCGCACGCTGATCGTCGCCTGCGCGTTCGCGGCGGCGCTGCTGGTCGCCCCGATCGCGTTCGTCCTCACCGGCCGCGCGCTGCGCCCGCTGCAGACGCTCGCGGAGGGCGCCGAGGTGATCGAGCGGCGCGGCGACCCGTCGCTGCGCCTGCCCGGGTCGGGCGACGGGCGCACGCCCGACGAGGTGGCCCGGCTGGCCGACACGCTGAACCGTATGCTGGCGGCGCTCGAGCGCTCGCGGGAGGGCGAGCGCCGCTTCGTCGCCGACGCCTCGCACGAGCTGCGAAACCCGCTGGCGGCGCTGCGCGGGAACGCGGAGTACCTGGCCCGGCACGGCGCCGACGCCGAGGCGCTCGCCGATCTGCGGGCCGACGCCGACCGGCTCAGCCGGCTCGTCGACGAGCTGCTCGTCCTCGCCCGCGAGGACGCCGCGGCGGTGCCCGACGCCGAGGTGCGCCTCGACGAGATCGCGCTCGCCGCGGCGGACGGGCGGGTGCGGGCGAGCGCGCCGGGCGCGGTGGTCGTGCGCGGCGACGCGCAGGCACTCGAGCGCGCGCTCGGAAACCTGGTCTCGAACGCGCTCGCGTACGGCCCGACGGACGGTCCGGTCGACGTCTCGGTGGCGCGACTCGACGGCGAGGTCCGCCTGACCGTGACCGACGCCGGGCCGGGTATTCCGCCCGACCGCGTCGAGGCCGCGACGACCCGGTTCTGGCGCGGCGACGACGCCCGGGCGCAGCCGGGGTCCGGCCTCGGCCTGGCACTCGTGCGGGCGACGGCGGAGCGCCACGGCGGCCGCCTCGAGATCGACGGGCCGCGCTTCTCCATCGTCCTCCCGGCTCTCAGACGCCTTTCAGGGGATCCGGGTACAACTGCGGGGGACGGACCTGGAGGGAGCGAAGCATGA